A window of the bacterium genome harbors these coding sequences:
- a CDS encoding deoxyhypusine synthase, whose translation MAQKKDYLKEVIEHIDIKKHNVVPLVDAMENMAFTARDLNRAARIYDMMIKDKNCGIILTLAGSLFSAGLKKVVYDMIMNNMVDAIVSTGAIIVDQDFFEALGFKHYKGTKWVDDNKMRDLHIDRIYDTFIDEDELRICDDTCAKIFDGMEPKPYSSREFLYEFGRYLENNGGPKVDDSVVWAAYKKNVPIFVPAFSDCSAGFGFVVHQTQNPDNHVSVDSAKDFVELTKIKLASKDTGIFMIGGGVPKNFTQDIVVAADILQEDATMHKYAVQITVADERDGALSGSTLKEASSWGKVETTYEQMVYSEATVAMPLIVGYAYHKENWKERKAREFQKLFAKVGVTA comes from the coding sequence ATGGCTCAGAAGAAAGATTATCTTAAAGAAGTTATCGAACATATTGATATCAAAAAACACAATGTAGTCCCTTTAGTTGATGCTATGGAGAATATGGCTTTTACTGCACGAGATCTCAATCGCGCTGCAAGAATTTATGATATGATGATAAAAGATAAGAACTGCGGAATTATTCTAACGCTAGCCGGGAGTCTTTTCAGTGCTGGGCTGAAGAAAGTTGTTTATGATATGATCATGAACAATATGGTTGACGCAATCGTTTCAACGGGTGCGATCATTGTTGATCAGGATTTCTTTGAAGCACTTGGTTTCAAGCACTACAAAGGAACAAAATGGGTCGATGATAATAAAATGAGAGATCTGCACATCGACAGAATTTATGATACTTTTATTGATGAAGATGAGTTGAGAATTTGTGACGACACTTGCGCAAAAATATTCGATGGTATGGAACCAAAACCATATTCATCAAGAGAGTTTCTTTATGAGTTTGGAAGATATCTTGAAAACAACGGCGGACCAAAAGTAGATGATTCAGTTGTTTGGGCTGCTTACAAAAAGAATGTCCCGATTTTCGTTCCGGCTTTTTCAGATTGCTCTGCTGGATTCGGTTTCGTAGTTCATCAAACACAAAATCCTGATAACCACGTTTCTGTTGACTCAGCAAAAGATTTTGTTGAACTCACAAAAATTAAACTCGCAAGCAAAGACACAGGTATCTTTATGATTGGCGGCGGTGTTCCTAAAAACTTCACACAGGATATTGTTGTTGCAGCAGATATTCTTCAGGAAGATGCAACGATGCATAAGTACGCTGTTCAAATAACAGTTGCTGATGAAAGAGATGGTGCACTTTCCGGATCAACACTTAAAGAAGCAAGCTCGTGGGGTAAAGTCGAAACAACGTACGAGCAGATGGTTTACTCTGAAGCTACAGTTGCTATGCCTTTAATTGTTGGTTACGCTTATCATAAAGAAAACTGGAAAGAAAGAAAAGCGAGAGAGTTTCAGAAACTGTTTGCAAAAGTCGGCGTTACAGCCTGA
- the trkA gene encoding Trk system potassium transporter TrkA: MRIIIAGMGDVGYHLAKQLSNEEHDIIAIDKDQQRLSYLDSLADVLTINGSSTNISVLKQAQVEKADLFVAVTSFEEANVTSSILAKKLGAKRTIARIGNSEYLDDELEFRFQDIGVDFMIYPEELAAREMVNLIMRTAATDVMDFEGGKLSVIGLRLDKEAPVIRKTILDIAKEFETYDFRIVALQRNFRTIIPKGNDRFLPNDQVFVITKPEGNSVVMKLAGKEDIKFDNIMILGGSKIGHRVAQLLEDKMTVKLIESDEEKSLKLADTLKSTLVIKGDGRDIDLLAQEGIIDVDAFVAVTEDAETNIITCLMAKHLGVKKTIGLVDKVDYIPLTQTIGLDSLINKKLIAANNISRFIRKSEVLALSTLEGVDADIMEYFVQANSPITKKPIKDLNFPKEAIIGGIIRGEESIIAVGDTKIQKGDKVVVFSLPGGVKQTEKFFK; the protein is encoded by the coding sequence GTGAGAATTATAATCGCAGGGATGGGGGACGTTGGATATCATCTGGCAAAACAGCTTTCCAATGAAGAGCACGACATCATTGCAATTGATAAGGATCAGCAGAGGCTGAGTTATTTAGATTCTCTTGCTGATGTGCTTACCATCAACGGCTCCTCAACAAACATTTCAGTACTCAAACAGGCACAGGTTGAAAAAGCTGATCTTTTTGTGGCTGTAACCTCATTTGAAGAAGCAAATGTAACGAGTTCGATACTTGCTAAAAAACTAGGCGCAAAAAGAACCATAGCCAGAATAGGTAATTCCGAATATCTTGATGATGAGCTCGAATTCAGATTTCAGGATATTGGTGTAGATTTTATGATTTATCCTGAAGAGCTTGCAGCAAGAGAAATGGTCAACCTGATAATGAGAACTGCGGCAACAGATGTTATGGATTTTGAGGGAGGAAAACTTTCGGTAATTGGATTGCGGCTGGATAAGGAAGCTCCCGTCATCAGAAAAACCATTCTCGATATTGCTAAAGAATTTGAAACATACGATTTCAGAATTGTAGCACTCCAAAGAAATTTCAGAACTATAATTCCAAAAGGCAACGACAGGTTTTTACCAAACGACCAGGTATTCGTAATTACAAAACCTGAAGGCAACAGCGTTGTGATGAAGCTTGCAGGGAAAGAAGATATTAAGTTTGATAACATTATGATACTCGGCGGTAGTAAAATTGGTCACAGGGTTGCTCAATTGCTTGAAGATAAAATGACCGTCAAACTGATTGAATCGGATGAAGAGAAAAGTCTTAAGCTTGCCGACACGTTGAAGAGCACATTAGTGATTAAAGGAGACGGACGGGATATTGATCTGCTTGCCCAAGAAGGAATAATTGATGTTGATGCTTTTGTCGCCGTAACCGAAGATGCTGAGACAAATATTATCACATGTCTTATGGCAAAGCACCTTGGAGTAAAGAAAACAATCGGTCTCGTTGATAAAGTTGATTACATCCCGCTGACTCAAACCATCGGACTTGATTCTCTCATCAATAAGAAATTAATTGCTGCAAATAACATTTCCAGATTCATCAGAAAAAGTGAAGTACTTGCTCTGAGCACTCTTGAAGGCGTTGATGCGGATATTATGGAATATTTTGTCCAGGCAAACTCACCGATTACAAAAAAACCAATCAAAGATCTCAACTTCCCGAAGGAAGCAATCATCGGAGGTATTATCCGCGGGGAAGAATCTATTATTGCGGTGGGAGATACTAAGATTCAAAAAGGCGATAAAGTAGTTGTATTCTCTCTTCCCGGTGGTGTAAAACAAACGGAAAAGTTCTTTAAGTAA
- a CDS encoding TrkH family potassium uptake protein: MLAGIPFSLYYNDDDIVVLLFSGLSTALLGFIMWILTSKNLEKEFSKREGYLIVTLGWFLMSVFGALPFYFSGYFSSFTDAFFETVSGFTTTGASVLSNVEVLPHGLLFWRSMTHWIGGMGIIVLSIAILPLLGIGGMQLFQAEVAGPSKDKLHPRVKETAKRLWAIYVLFTGTETLLLLFGGMNLFDSLCHSFGTLATGGFSTKNQSIAFYNSPFIEYVIIFFMMIGGTNFSLHYLALKGKLFNYFKDSEFKFYLTLVLFVVISSSLFLIIYNNQSVESSFRDTAFSVISVISSTGFATVDYQKWAPFFTEVFLILLLLGACAGSTSGGVKMVRYQLLLKNSLLELKRLIHPQAVIPVRQNGKVIQTEIIAKVGAFVLLYLFIFGIASVILAITGLDSTSAMGSVAACLANIGPGLNVTGPVSNYSSVTDVGKWVLSFVMLLGRLEIFTILILFSPSLWKK; this comes from the coding sequence ATGCTTGCTGGAATTCCTTTCTCACTGTATTACAATGATGATGACATTGTCGTCTTATTGTTTTCCGGACTTAGCACTGCTCTGCTTGGATTTATTATGTGGATTCTCACATCAAAAAATCTCGAAAAAGAATTTAGTAAACGTGAAGGTTATCTGATAGTTACGCTTGGCTGGTTTTTGATGTCAGTGTTTGGCGCACTCCCATTTTATTTCTCCGGGTACTTTTCTTCATTTACAGATGCATTCTTCGAAACAGTATCTGGTTTTACAACAACCGGGGCATCAGTATTGAGCAATGTGGAAGTACTACCGCACGGATTGCTTTTCTGGAGAAGTATGACTCACTGGATCGGCGGTATGGGAATAATTGTTCTTTCAATAGCTATACTTCCGTTGTTAGGAATTGGCGGGATGCAGTTGTTCCAGGCTGAAGTTGCAGGTCCAAGCAAGGACAAACTTCATCCTCGTGTCAAAGAAACGGCTAAGCGACTCTGGGCAATTTATGTTCTGTTTACCGGAACTGAAACTTTGCTTCTTTTATTTGGAGGAATGAACTTGTTTGATTCACTCTGTCATTCTTTCGGAACTTTGGCAACGGGAGGATTTTCAACAAAGAATCAAAGTATAGCATTTTATAATTCACCTTTTATTGAATATGTGATTATCTTTTTTATGATGATCGGCGGGACTAATTTTTCACTTCATTATCTCGCTCTGAAAGGTAAGTTGTTCAACTACTTCAAGGATAGCGAATTTAAATTTTATTTGACTCTGGTACTTTTTGTTGTGATATCATCTTCGCTCTTCCTGATAATTTACAATAACCAATCAGTTGAATCATCTTTTAGAGATACTGCATTCAGTGTTATTTCGGTTATCAGTTCTACAGGTTTTGCAACAGTTGATTACCAGAAGTGGGCTCCGTTTTTCACAGAGGTATTTCTAATTCTACTTTTACTGGGTGCTTGCGCCGGATCAACAAGCGGTGGAGTGAAAATGGTAAGATATCAACTGCTGTTAAAAAATAGTTTGCTGGAATTGAAAAGATTGATACACCCGCAGGCTGTTATTCCCGTCAGACAAAACGGTAAAGTCATTCAAACCGAAATTATCGCAAAAGTTGGTGCATTTGTTCTTCTTTATCTTTTTATTTTTGGCATCGCTTCGGTCATTCTTGCTATCACCGGTTTAGATTCCACATCGGCAATGGGTTCTGTTGCGGCCTGCCTTGCTAACATTGGTCCCGGTCTAAATGTAACAGGTCCGGTATCAAATTATAGTTCGGTTACTGATGTTGGTAAATGGGTACTAAGTTTCGTAATGCTATTAGGAAGACTGGAAATTTTCACCATTCTCATTCTCTTCTCACCTTCACTCTGGAAGAAGTAA
- a CDS encoding TrkH family potassium uptake protein produces the protein MLTGIGFSVYHQSDDIFSLLVSGLSTALLGFIIWISTRKSEIAELGKREGYLIVSLGWIIMSLFGAIPFVVHGAIPNYTDAFFETMSGFTTTGASILSDMEKVPHGLLFWRSLTHWLGGMGIIVLSLAILPLLGIGGMQLFTAEVPGVIKDKIHPRVKETAKRLWGIYVILTAAETLLLMAGGLNFFDSLTHSFATMGTGGFSTKNTSTAYFTSPYVQYVFIVFMFLAGMNFTLHYFAIHRNFSFLKTNTEFRYYFSFIVFVSLFVMIIHIPHVDFHWEEGIRQSLFHVVSLTTTTGFVSSDYENWAPFSRMIFFVLLFVGGCAGSTGGGIKFVRQVILFKNGWTELKRLIHPRAIIPVKFNNKTVTAEIVSNVQAFFIFYILLFVFGSIIISLLGVDFVTAIGATATCIGNIGPGIGTVGPVNNFAHLPDSVKWILSFLMMVGRLELFTVLVILSPAFWKK, from the coding sequence ATGCTGACTGGTATCGGATTTTCAGTTTACCACCAATCTGATGATATATTTTCTTTACTCGTTTCGGGACTCAGCACAGCACTGCTAGGTTTTATCATCTGGATATCTACGCGGAAAAGTGAAATTGCAGAACTAGGAAAACGTGAAGGTTATTTAATTGTATCACTCGGCTGGATAATAATGTCGCTCTTCGGTGCAATACCGTTTGTTGTCCACGGTGCTATCCCAAATTATACTGATGCCTTCTTCGAAACCATGTCCGGTTTCACAACTACCGGGGCATCAATATTATCTGACATGGAAAAAGTTCCGCATGGATTACTCTTCTGGAGAAGCTTAACTCACTGGCTTGGCGGAATGGGAATAATTGTGCTTTCCCTTGCAATTCTCCCTTTGCTTGGTATCGGTGGAATGCAGCTTTTTACTGCGGAGGTTCCCGGTGTAATAAAAGATAAAATTCATCCGAGAGTAAAAGAAACTGCAAAAAGACTCTGGGGTATTTATGTAATTCTCACTGCTGCCGAAACTTTGTTGTTAATGGCGGGTGGTTTGAATTTTTTCGATTCTCTCACTCACTCATTTGCTACAATGGGTACAGGAGGATTCTCCACAAAGAATACAAGCACTGCCTATTTTACTTCACCCTATGTACAATATGTATTCATTGTTTTTATGTTCCTGGCAGGAATGAATTTCACTCTGCATTACTTTGCTATCCACAGAAATTTCAGTTTTCTGAAAACCAACACTGAGTTCAGATATTATTTCAGCTTTATTGTGTTTGTTAGCTTGTTTGTGATGATCATCCACATTCCTCATGTAGATTTTCACTGGGAAGAAGGAATACGTCAATCGCTGTTCCACGTCGTATCGCTTACAACAACTACAGGATTTGTTTCGTCGGACTATGAAAACTGGGCTCCGTTTTCCAGGATGATTTTTTTCGTTCTGCTTTTTGTTGGAGGATGTGCTGGTTCTACAGGCGGTGGAATCAAATTTGTAAGACAGGTTATTTTATTTAAGAACGGCTGGACTGAACTAAAACGACTGATCCATCCCCGTGCTATCATTCCAGTAAAGTTCAATAACAAAACTGTTACTGCCGAAATTGTATCGAACGTTCAGGCATTTTTCATTTTCTATATTCTGCTTTTTGTATTTGGTTCGATAATTATTTCTCTACTCGGAGTAGATTTTGTAACGGCAATTGGTGCGACCGCGACCTGTATCGGCAACATCGGCCCCGGAATAGGGACTGTCGGTCCGGTCAACAATTTTGCTCATCTCCCGGATTCCGTTAAATGGATACTCAGCTTTCTTATGATGGTTGGGAGGCTTGAGTTATTTACCGTGCTGGTAATTCTATCTCCTGCTTTCTGGAAGAAGTAG
- a CDS encoding TrkA family potassium uptake protein, with protein sequence MGQYVVIGLGNFGFSTAVSLMKRGNEVLVIDSNAKRIEQIKELVTEAIIADAKEKSILQEFIQPDVDAVIVNLGDTIESSSLVTLYLKEMGVQHIIVKVVEEIHGAILKKLGANEIINPEKDSATRLAERLTAPNLIEHIPLAPEYSIVEIVVPDKFSGKSLKELQLRNKFNLEVVAIKDVLSEKFKLIPSADYKLEPDNIIIVIGKKDDLTKLKF encoded by the coding sequence ATGGGACAATATGTAGTGATTGGTTTGGGGAATTTCGGATTCAGTACAGCAGTATCACTTATGAAAAGGGGAAACGAAGTTCTTGTAATAGATTCCAACGCAAAGAGGATCGAACAAATAAAAGAACTCGTTACCGAAGCGATAATAGCTGATGCAAAAGAAAAATCTATTCTGCAGGAATTTATTCAGCCGGATGTCGACGCGGTTATTGTGAATCTTGGTGACACAATCGAATCAAGTTCTTTAGTTACATTGTATCTGAAAGAGATGGGTGTGCAGCATATAATTGTAAAAGTTGTGGAAGAAATCCACGGTGCAATTCTGAAAAAGTTAGGTGCAAACGAAATCATTAACCCGGAAAAAGATTCAGCAACAAGATTAGCCGAGAGATTGACTGCACCGAATTTAATCGAGCACATACCTCTCGCTCCCGAATACAGCATTGTTGAAATTGTAGTGCCGGATAAATTTTCAGGCAAGTCGCTGAAAGAACTGCAATTGAGGAATAAATTCAACCTGGAAGTTGTTGCAATTAAAGATGTGCTTTCAGAAAAGTTTAAGTTGATACCTTCTGCTGATTATAAGCTTGAACCTGATAACATAATTATTGTTATTGGTAAAAAGGATGATCTGACTAAATTGAAATTCTAA
- a CDS encoding MgtC/SapB family protein: MNLIEWNDQLRFLVAIALGFLVGLERESRSATISTKLTAGVRTYTLISLFGFGCAWLFRLSIEFIIPVGILVIGAMSLAGYLAKQKTGAIGWTSEMAAILTFVVGVLSLVADIWIPMAIGIFTTLLLSEKAKLEQYIEKLDKAEFLAVIKFLIVTIIILPALPDKDYTKYNLNPYRIWQLVILISSIGFVGYFLMKKFGDKVGIWLSGILGGIVSSTAVSIAMGNFAKNNNVTSERALQATILASSVMYLRILVIIFLINPAIGVLIWWKLIILFAAGILFAVLIKDKTQSSSAASISTIQNPFEVKPALIFASLFVLLSIITIWVKQYLGETGVLGLSAIVGVTDIDPFILSLITKQTMIDRIVIASILISMMSNTIVKGIYFGALARQMRKIALLYFSLWTVLHAVVIFI, encoded by the coding sequence ATGAATTTAATCGAATGGAATGATCAACTAAGATTTCTTGTCGCTATTGCATTAGGTTTTCTGGTTGGTCTGGAGAGAGAAAGTAGAAGCGCTACAATATCAACCAAACTAACTGCGGGAGTAAGAACGTATACTCTTATCAGTTTATTCGGCTTTGGGTGTGCCTGGTTATTCAGATTAAGTATAGAATTTATCATACCGGTTGGTATCCTTGTGATCGGAGCGATGTCCCTTGCGGGATATCTTGCCAAGCAAAAAACAGGCGCGATCGGCTGGACAAGCGAAATGGCCGCAATACTAACCTTTGTGGTTGGCGTTTTATCACTCGTCGCAGATATATGGATTCCAATGGCGATTGGTATCTTCACAACACTTTTACTTTCAGAAAAAGCTAAGCTTGAACAATACATTGAGAAGCTTGATAAAGCAGAATTTCTTGCTGTAATTAAATTTCTCATTGTTACTATAATTATTCTTCCTGCTCTACCTGACAAAGATTATACTAAATATAATCTTAATCCCTACCGGATCTGGCAGCTTGTTATCCTGATATCATCAATTGGATTTGTCGGCTACTTTTTAATGAAGAAGTTTGGCGATAAAGTAGGGATCTGGCTATCCGGAATACTAGGTGGAATAGTGTCCAGCACCGCTGTAAGTATTGCCATGGGTAATTTTGCGAAAAATAATAACGTTACTTCCGAAAGAGCCTTGCAAGCAACTATCCTGGCAAGCAGTGTGATGTATTTAAGAATATTGGTCATAATATTTTTAATAAATCCTGCAATTGGTGTTCTGATCTGGTGGAAGTTAATTATTCTCTTTGCGGCAGGAATTCTGTTTGCGGTTTTAATTAAGGATAAAACTCAAAGTTCCTCTGCAGCTTCAATATCTACAATTCAAAATCCGTTTGAAGTAAAACCAGCATTAATATTTGCTTCGCTTTTTGTTCTTCTTTCAATAATCACTATTTGGGTTAAACAGTATCTCGGAGAAACCGGAGTGCTGGGTTTATCGGCGATAGTTGGCGTAACTGATATTGATCCTTTTATTCTTTCTTTAATTACAAAGCAAACGATGATCGATAGAATTGTGATTGCATCAATTTTAATATCGATGATGAGCAATACGATCGTGAAAGGAATTTATTTCGGTGCCCTGGCCAGGCAAATGAGAAAAATTGCACTTTTATATTTTTCTTTATGGACCGTACTTCACGCAGTCGTAATTTTTATTTAG
- the ppk1 gene encoding polyphosphate kinase 1, with protein MTGKEILKKYKDPKNFFNRDLSWVEFNRRVMEEALNPELPLLEKVKFISIFFSNLDEFYMIRVSGLKEQIAANILEPTIDGLTPLEQVQKIEKVLRPMLKQLDEYWNNEIVPALREHKIYVQKIAEYSPEERNILREYFKKEIYPILTPLAFDPGRPFPYISNLSLNLAVLIRNPKGDTHFARVKVPSTYTRLLPVDDILNPSRRPDNNGGFEAKFIWFGDLIRANLDLLFPGVEVVEAHKFRVTRDTDIELQEDEADDLLRVIEENIRQRRFGQVVRLEVESTMPEYMLETLMENLRIKREDIHIADGPIGLSDVMSLYKLPLHQLKEKPFYPIVPKTFETEEDIFSVIKQKDILLHHPYHSFTPVIEFVRNAARDPEVLAIKQTLYRVGTDSPIVKALIEAVERGKQVAVLVELKARFDEENNIFWARELEKAGAHVVYGLVGLKTHAKMTLVVRKEFDGVKRYVHLATGNYNAVTAKIYTDFGLFTCDEDICSDVSDVFNYLTGYSKQTEYKKLFVSPVNMREKMLQKVFREIENVKAGKEGKIIWKMNSLVDPQTISALYEASNEGVRIELIIRGICCLVPGVEGLSENIKVRSIVGRFLEHSRVFYFYNDGNEEMYMGSADMMQRNLDGRVETLFPIENEKIRNDVMKTLIKASLKDNQKARTLLDDMTYKMVTPSNGAKLINSQEWLMKQVEKKFRTNCKIIKETH; from the coding sequence ATGACAGGCAAAGAAATCCTCAAAAAATATAAAGATCCAAAAAATTTTTTTAACAGAGACTTAAGCTGGGTAGAATTTAACCGCAGAGTTATGGAAGAAGCCTTGAATCCTGAACTTCCTCTTCTGGAAAAGGTAAAATTCATTTCTATCTTCTTTTCAAACCTTGATGAATTCTATATGATTCGCGTATCAGGATTGAAAGAGCAGATTGCTGCTAATATCCTTGAGCCCACAATCGATGGTTTGACTCCTCTTGAACAGGTTCAGAAAATTGAAAAAGTTTTAAGACCAATGCTTAAGCAGCTGGATGAATACTGGAATAATGAAATTGTCCCGGCATTACGCGAACATAAAATTTACGTTCAGAAGATCGCTGAGTATTCACCGGAGGAAAGAAATATACTTCGTGAATATTTTAAAAAAGAAATTTACCCGATACTGACACCTCTTGCGTTCGATCCGGGAAGACCTTTTCCATACATTTCGAATCTCAGCTTAAACCTTGCGGTACTGATTCGTAATCCTAAAGGTGACACTCATTTTGCAAGAGTGAAAGTACCAAGCACTTATACAAGACTTCTGCCAGTTGATGATATTCTTAATCCGTCACGTCGACCGGATAATAATGGCGGCTTCGAAGCTAAGTTTATCTGGTTTGGAGATCTTATCAGAGCAAACCTCGATTTACTTTTCCCGGGTGTTGAAGTGGTTGAAGCTCACAAATTCCGTGTCACACGCGATACTGATATAGAATTGCAGGAAGATGAAGCTGATGATCTGCTTCGTGTTATTGAAGAGAACATCAGGCAAAGAAGATTCGGACAAGTGGTGAGACTCGAAGTCGAAAGCACAATGCCTGAATATATGCTGGAAACTTTAATGGAAAACTTAAGGATTAAACGGGAAGATATTCACATCGCTGACGGACCTATCGGGTTAAGTGATGTAATGAGTCTCTACAAACTTCCTCTCCATCAACTTAAAGAGAAACCATTTTACCCGATTGTACCAAAAACATTTGAAACCGAAGAAGATATATTTTCGGTTATTAAGCAAAAAGATATTCTTCTCCATCATCCATACCACTCATTTACACCAGTTATTGAATTTGTAAGGAATGCAGCAAGAGATCCTGAAGTTCTCGCAATCAAGCAAACATTATACAGAGTTGGTACTGATTCACCTATTGTTAAAGCACTGATAGAAGCTGTTGAAAGAGGAAAACAGGTTGCGGTACTTGTTGAGCTTAAAGCAAGATTTGATGAGGAGAACAATATCTTCTGGGCACGTGAACTGGAAAAAGCCGGTGCACATGTTGTTTATGGTTTGGTGGGATTAAAAACTCATGCAAAAATGACTTTAGTAGTGAGAAAAGAATTTGACGGAGTAAAAAGATACGTTCACCTTGCCACTGGAAATTACAATGCAGTAACTGCCAAAATTTATACTGACTTCGGACTATTTACCTGCGATGAAGATATTTGTTCCGATGTCTCTGATGTGTTCAATTACTTAACAGGCTACTCGAAACAAACGGAATATAAAAAGCTTTTTGTATCACCAGTTAATATGCGTGAAAAAATGCTCCAAAAAGTTTTCCGTGAAATTGAAAACGTTAAAGCCGGCAAAGAAGGCAAAATTATCTGGAAGATGAACTCCCTGGTTGATCCTCAAACTATTAGTGCTTTGTATGAAGCTTCCAACGAAGGAGTTAGAATCGAATTAATAATCCGTGGTATTTGTTGCCTCGTTCCCGGTGTGGAAGGGCTGAGCGAGAATATTAAAGTCAGAAGCATTGTAGGAAGATTTCTCGAGCACAGCAGAGTATTTTATTTCTACAATGATGGGAACGAAGAAATGTATATGGGCAGCGCCGATATGATGCAGAGAAATCTTGATGGAAGAGTTGAAACTTTATTTCCCATCGAGAATGAAAAAATCAGAAATGATGTGATGAAGACTCTTATCAAAGCATCTCTGAAGGATAACCAAAAAGCACGCACCCTTTTAGATGATATGACCTATAAAATGGTAACACCGAGTAACGGCGCAAAACTCATAAACAGTCAGGAGTGGCTGATGAAACAGGTTGAAAAAAAATTCCGGACTAACTGTAAAATCATAAAAGAGACTCATTAA
- the apbC gene encoding iron-sulfur cluster carrier protein ApbC produces the protein MTEITKSGILSAIKKIDDKNFNKNSLTLNSIKKIERSGSSLTVDISIPALNKETNFDYNKIADIIKQEFPELHDIHLNVQQRVSTVTTHKDPKKEAILPGVKNTIAVASGKGGVGKSTVAVNLAVALAKDGAKVGLIDADIYGPSIPLMLGVNEKPNVIQDDGKVRLIPLEAFGLKMISIGLLIDDNAPLIWRGPMASGAIKQFMTDVAWGELDYLVFDMPPGTGDIQLTLVQTIPLTGAVIVTTPQEVSLIDARKALKMFQRVNVPVLGLIENMSYFIAPDTKNRYDIFGSGGGERVSRELKVPFLGGIPINPQIREGGDKGIPIVFDIPDSKDAEIILDISRNLAEQVNIRNSKAPGKVEILLGDDD, from the coding sequence ATGACTGAAATAACAAAAAGCGGTATTCTTTCTGCTATCAAGAAAATTGATGATAAAAATTTCAACAAAAACTCACTAACTCTTAACTCAATAAAAAAAATTGAACGCAGCGGCAGTTCTCTGACCGTCGATATTTCAATCCCGGCTCTGAACAAAGAGACAAACTTCGACTATAATAAAATTGCAGATATTATTAAGCAGGAATTTCCTGAGCTTCACGATATTCATCTGAATGTTCAGCAGAGAGTATCAACTGTAACTACTCATAAAGATCCGAAGAAAGAAGCAATTCTTCCCGGAGTTAAAAACACAATAGCTGTTGCCAGCGGTAAAGGCGGTGTTGGTAAATCAACTGTTGCTGTCAATCTTGCGGTTGCTCTTGCTAAAGACGGTGCAAAAGTCGGATTGATCGATGCGGATATCTACGGACCAAGCATTCCGCTGATGCTTGGAGTAAATGAAAAACCAAATGTAATCCAGGATGATGGAAAAGTCAGGCTAATTCCTCTCGAAGCATTCGGATTAAAAATGATTTCAATTGGACTTTTAATTGATGATAATGCCCCGTTAATCTGGCGCGGACCGATGGCAAGTGGAGCCATCAAACAATTTATGACCGATGTTGCGTGGGGAGAACTAGATTATCTTGTTTTCGATATGCCTCCCGGAACCGGTGATATTCAATTAACTTTAGTTCAGACAATTCCTCTGACAGGTGCTGTTATAGTCACAACACCACAGGAAGTTTCTCTCATCGATGCAAGAAAAGCTTTGAAAATGTTTCAACGAGTAAATGTTCCCGTACTCGGCTTGATTGAAAATATGAGTTACTTCATCGCACCGGATACAAAAAATCGATATGATATATTTGGTTCCGGCGGCGGTGAAAGAGTATCGAGAGAATTGAAAGTTCCTTTCCTCGGCGGTATTCCAATAAATCCACAAATAAGAGAAGGCGGCGATAAAGGTATACCAATTGTCTTCGACATTCCTGATTCTAAGGATGCCGAAATAATCCTTGATATTTCAAGAAATCTTGCCGAACAGGTGAATATCAGAAATTCAAAAGCGCCGGGAAAAGTTGAAATACTTCTTGGTGATGATGATTAA
- a CDS encoding NifU family protein has protein sequence MKEEILKALESIRPFLQADNGDVELVEITDENIVKVRLTGECENCPMSVLTLRAGIERALMNNVPGIRRIEAVN, from the coding sequence ATGAAAGAGGAAATTTTAAAAGCACTTGAGTCAATAAGACCTTTCCTGCAGGCAGATAATGGCGATGTTGAACTTGTTGAAATAACCGATGAGAATATTGTCAAAGTCAGGCTTACTGGTGAATGCGAAAACTGCCCTATGTCGGTGCTTACGTTACGCGCCGGCATCGAAAGAGCTTTGATGAATAATGTGCCAGGCATCAGGAGAATTGAAGCAGTAAATTAA